The genomic stretch CGCCTTCGCCACCGCGTCGCCGAGCTGGTCCACGTCGCCGCCGTCCACGCCGGGCTCCAAAGCGTGAAGACCGGGAAGAAGGACAAGGAGAAGGCGAAGCCCTCGTCCGAGCCTCCGACGGGCGCGGAGCCGCAGGCCGAAACGGTCGTCTCGCCCCAACCCCCGCAAGCGTGACCGGGACCCCGGGGACCTCATGGATTACCGCACGCAGAAATCGTCCGACGCCGACCGCATGAGCACGAAAGAACCGTCCGCAGGGACCTCCTCGGTCTACCTCCGGGCCATCCGCTTCTACCGGCCCTACCTGGGCCAGATCGGCGTCGCGCTGGCCCTCCTCCTCGTCACGATCGGCCTGAATCTCCTCAAGCCGTGGCCGGTGAAGTGGATGATCGACACCGTCATCCCCGTCGCCTCGGCGGCGAAGAACGGCCCCGTCCCCGACATCGTCTTCTGGGGGATCAAGATGTCGGTCGCCCACGCCACGCTGTGGGCCGCGGGGAGCGTCATCGTCATCTACCTCCTCCAGGGCATCTTCAACGTCGGGAACAACTACATCCTCGTCGAGATCGGCCTCAAGGCCCTCCTCCACCTCCGCACCCGGCTCTACGCCTTCCTCCAGCACCTCCCCCTCCACTTCCACGAGCGGCGGCGGAGCGGCGACTCGACCTTCCGCGTCGCCTACGATTCCCAGGCGATCCAGACCCTCTTCAACCGGGGCTTCACCACCGTCCTCAGCTCGGTCATCACCCTCGTCGGCACCTTCGTCGTCATGTTCTACGTCGACCGGACCCTCGCCTACTGCTCCCTCGCCGTCGTCCCCCTGCTCTGGCTCACGATCTCCTTCTTCGCCGTCCGCATCCGCAAGGAGAGCGACACCCTCCAGCAGGAGGAGAGCGACGTCCTCGCCGCCGCCACCGAGGGCCTCTCCGCCATCCGCGTCGTCCACGCCTTCGGCCGGGAGGAATACGAGGTGAAGCAGTTCGCCCGCGAGGCCGAGCACAGCTACGGGGCGAACCTCCGCCTCACCCTCACCAGCACCCTCTCCAGCCTCATCGTCGGCCTCGTCACCTCCCTCGGCACCGCCCTCGTCCTCTACCTCGGCGTCACCCACGTCCTCCAGGAACGCCTCGACATCGGCAACCTCTGGGTCTTCCTCACCTACCTCACCAACCTCTACCAGCCCCTCGAGCAGCTCAGCTACACGGCGTGGTCGATGGAAGGGGCCGCCGCCGGCATGCAGCGCGTCTTCGAGGTGATGGACACCGAGGACACCGTCCCGGAGACCCCCGGCGCCCCCGCCCTCCCGCCGATCGACGGGCGGATCACCTTCGACCACGTCTCCTTCGGCTACGAGAAGGACGAGGAGACGATCGTGAAGGATCTCTCCCTCGACATCGTCCCCGGGCAGACCGTCGCCATCGTCGGCGGGACCGGCGCGGGGAAGACGACCGTCCTCTCGATGATCCCCCGCTTCTACGACCCGACGGCGGGCCGGATCCTCCTCGACGGCCACGACATCCGGAAGTACCAGAAAAAATCGGTCCGCGAGAACATCGCCATCGTCCTCCAGGACACCCTCCTCCTCTCCGGCACCATCGAGGAGAACATCGCCTACGGCCGCCTCGGCGCGAAGCCCGAGGAGATCCGCCGCGCCGCCGTCCAGGCCCAAGCCCACGACTTCATCCTCCGCCTCCCGCAGGGCTACCAGACGCCCGTCGGCGAGCGGGGCGTCCGCCTCTCCGGCGGCCAGCGCCAGCGGATCGGCATCGCCCGCGCCTTCCTCAAGGGAGCTCCCATATTACTCCTCGACGAGCCGACGAGCGCCCTCGACGTCGCGACCGAATCGGAAGTCATGGACACCCTCCGCCGCCTCATGCGGATCCAGACCACCCTCATCGTCACCCACCGCCTGAACACCGTCCACCACTACGCCGACAAGATCTACGTGATGGACCAGGGCGTCCTCGTCGAGTCCGGGAGCGGTGCCGAGCTGCTGGCCAAGGGCGGCTGCTACGCCAACCTGTGGTCGAAGGGAAATTACGGCGCGTAGCGCACCGCGGATTAATAGGAATCTAGGCGTATTGGTCCCGTCTCCCCCGCAGTACGTACCCTCGGGCGTACCGGAACCATCCGATTTTAATCCAGTTAGGAGACGAGGCGCCACCAATCGCGTCCGCCTAGTTCAGGCGCTCAGAAGGGGACTGCCTGCGCGATAGCGCAATACCTCGTAAAGGGGAAACTAACTTGCAGGGTTGGGAGACAAGTTCCAGGAGGGGCAGAATGCCGTCGCGGTAGCGACACTCGTTCCTCAGGGGACACTAACTGGCATGGCCGGGAGGCAAGCCCCTCTTGGGCTATAAAGCGGGTCGCCTCCAGCTGTACAGGATCGACCCCGCAAGCCCCGAAGGGCCGCCCCGCTTCCCGACATCCAGTAACCATCCTTTTCCGCCCCCCTCATTCGCCAAATCGCAAAAGGTACGCTACTCTTCCCTCACGTGAACCCGACCTTCTTCCGCCTCGCACTGACGCTCCTCCTTTCCGCACCCCTCGCCTCCGCGGTCGATCCGTTCGCGGCGTTGGATAAATTCTCGGTCTTCACCTCGCTCCAGCCGAATTCGATCGGTGCCGACACCGTCCTCGGCCACGCCTCGCCCGCCCTCGGATTCTCCAAGGGCGCCTCGGTCCAGACCTGCTATTGGCTTCCCTTCGCCCCCGAGGCGGCGGCCAAGTATGTCCAGAACTGGAACCCCGTCCCCCATTCCTCCCTCGGCGTCTTCGCCTCGGGCGGACAGGGCGGCTATTCCTCCCTCACCCTGAGCCCCGACAGCTCCCCGCAGAAGTGGCTCGCCGACAAAAGCCGCAAGGCGACCTCCGCCGCCGAATCGGGCGACCTCAACCTCAGCCGCAAGGAAGCCGAGGCGCTCGCCCAGAGCGCCGATCCCGCCCAGGGCTGGCGCGCCATCCTCGCCTCGCGCGAGGCCGAGCTCTTCGCCACCCCGCCGTACGAGATGGGAGGGAAAAGCGTCTCCCCCATCGACGAGCTGCGGGCGCTGCTGACCGACAACCCCAAGATCCGCCAGGAAATGAGCCCCGTTTTCCGCGCCTCCGGCCTCTTCGGGAACAAGGGCGAGGGAGCCGCCGCGAATCTCTTCCGCCACTGGGAATTCCTGACCGCCGAACGGCACGGCGTCCTCACCCTCGGCGCCTCCGTCGCCAGCCCCGGGAGCGAGGGGAGCTGGCAGTTGATCGACGTCGATTACTACGTCAGTGGCTCCTACAACGTCTCCGCGACCCTCTACGAATTCTGGCCCTTCACCGTCGACGGCAAGGCGGGCTCGCTCGTCTGGGAAGACGACCTCGTCGCCTCCTCCTCCGTCGCCGAATCGGGCGGCGGGATGGAAGGAATGGCCGTGACCTCCCTCTTCCTCAAGGAAGTGAAGGAAGCGGTGAAGTACATGAAGGGGGACGCGGGGAAGTAAGGGGGCGCGGGGCGGCGAGATCGGCCTCGCCAAGGAAAGGGCGGCAGGGTAGCGTACTCCTCCCCTTTTCCCCGGAGCTTCCCATGTCCCCCTTCACCGTCACCCTCATCGAATGGAGCGCCACGCTCCTTTCCCTCGTCGGGTTCTGGCTCTGCATCCGCCATCGCGCGGTCTGCTTCCTCTTCTTCCTGGTCGCCGACGCGGGATGGTTCGCCTCGGCGTTCGCGGGCGGCCACGCCTCGCTCCTGGCGCAGCAATCGATCTACATCCTGATGAACGTCGTCGGCTATTTCCTCTGGAAACGGGACGAACGCCTGAAGGAATTGCTCGAAGCCGCCGAAAAGCGGGCGCTCCAGCCCTCGCAGAAACCCGCCCCAGCCCCCGCCCTTCCGGCAGAGGCGACGCGGTAAGCCTCCGTTCCCCGAGAGAGCGCGAACGCTCTCCCCCGGCTCTAGGAGCTAAAGCGACCTACTCGACCGCCCCGCCCTTGCCCTGCACCGCGCGCTTGATCCAGAGCTTCCGGCCCTTGAACGTGATCCCGCTCAGCTTGTCGACGATGGCGTCGGCGTGATCTTCGGCCACGTCGACGAACGACTGCTTCGGCATGAGGCGGATGACGCCGACGGTCTCCTTCGGGAGCTTCGTGGTGCCGACGATGACGCCGAGGAGGTCGCCGGGGCGGATGTCGTGGTCTTTCCCCGCGCCGAGGATGAGGCGGGTCATCCCGGCCTCGTGGGAGTGGGCTCCCTCCTCGCGCTCGGGCCGGTCGAAGGCCGCCCCGCGGGGGGCGCGCTCCGAACGGGCGGGCTTTTCAAATTTGTCGAAGCGGGGACGTTCCGCCCGGTCGCCGTACGCGGGGGCGGGCCGGTCGAAGCTCCGCTGGGGCCGGTCGCCGCGGTCGAAGCGGTCGCCGCCCCGCGCGGGGCGGTCGTCGCGGGAGGAGAACTTGTCGGCGGGCGCGGGGGTCGCGGCCGGTTTCGCCTCGTCCTTCTGGAGGAGGTGGAGAAGGACGGCGGCGAGGTCGGTCGCCGAGTGGCCCTGGTCGAGGAGGCGGCCGATGAGGGCTTCCTGCTTGTCGTACTTCCCCTCGTCGAGGGTCTTGCGAATGAGGTCGGAGAAGGCGTTGGCGCGCTTCGCCTCGACTTCCTCCTCGGACGGCACCTTCTCCCGCCGCACCTTGCTCTGGGTGAAGCGGATGATGTTCTCCATCTTGTAGATCTCGCGCCCGGCGACAAAGGTGATCGCCTTGCCGCTGCGCCCCGCGCGGCCCGTGCGGCCGATGCGGTGGATGTAGTCCTCGCCGTCGTTCGGGAGGTCGTAGTTGAAGACGACCTCGACGTCGTCGACGTCGATGCCGCGCGCGGCGACGTCGGTGGCGATGAGGAACTCGAGGTTCTTCCGGCGGAACTTGTTGATGACGCGCTCACGCATCGCCTGGGTCATGTCGCCGTGCATCTTGTCGGCCTGGTAGCCCCGGGCGATGAGGTGCTCCGTGAGGTCGTCGACCATCATCTTCGTCGCGCAGAAGATGATGCCGAGCTTGATGTCGTGGAGGTCGATCAGGCGGCAGAGGACGTCGACCTTCGCGCGGCGGTCGACCTCGTAGTAGACCTGGTCGATGGCGGGCATCGTCCGGGCCTGGGCCTCGATGGCGACCTGGACGGGGTTCTTCGTGAAGGTCTTGATGAGGCCCTGGATCACCTTCGGCATGGTGGCGGAGAAGAAGACGGTCTGCCGCTCGACGGGGGCCTTGGAAAGGATCGTCCGGATGTCGTCGACGAAGCCCATGTCGAGCATCCGGTCGGCCTCGTCGAGGATCACCATCTTGATCTGGGCGAGCTTCAGCGTGCCGCGCTCCAGGTGGTCCATGACGCGGCCGGGAGTGCCGATGATGATCTGGGCGCCATTCTGGAGGCCCTTCAGCTGGCGGTCATAGGACTGGCCGCCGTAGATGGGGAGTTCGCGGACCCCCTTCTTGAAGGCGGAGAGCTTCGCGACCTCTTCGGCGACCTGGACGGCGAGCTCGCGCGTCGGGCAGAGGATGAGAACCTGGGGGGCGCGGAGCGTGACGTCGACGCACTCGATCGCCGGGATGGCGAAGGCGGCGGTCTTGCCCGAACCGGTCTGGGACTGGCCGACGACGTCGGAGCCCGAAAGGAGGGGGGGAATGGCCTGCGACTGGATGTGGGAGG from Verrucomicrobium sp. GAS474 encodes the following:
- a CDS encoding nicotinamide mononucleotide transporter — its product is MSPFTVTLIEWSATLLSLVGFWLCIRHRAVCFLFFLVADAGWFASAFAGGHASLLAQQSIYILMNVVGYFLWKRDERLKELLEAAEKRALQPSQKPAPAPALPAEATR
- a CDS encoding DEAD/DEAH box helicase, translating into MQKKPFSELGLSPEVLKAVAQMGFEEASHIQSQAIPPLLSGSDVVGQSQTGSGKTAAFAIPAIECVDVTLRAPQVLILCPTRELAVQVAEEVAKLSAFKKGVRELPIYGGQSYDRQLKGLQNGAQIIIGTPGRVMDHLERGTLKLAQIKMVILDEADRMLDMGFVDDIRTILSKAPVERQTVFFSATMPKVIQGLIKTFTKNPVQVAIEAQARTMPAIDQVYYEVDRRAKVDVLCRLIDLHDIKLGIIFCATKMMVDDLTEHLIARGYQADKMHGDMTQAMRERVINKFRRKNLEFLIATDVAARGIDVDDVEVVFNYDLPNDGEDYIHRIGRTGRAGRSGKAITFVAGREIYKMENIIRFTQSKVRREKVPSEEEVEAKRANAFSDLIRKTLDEGKYDKQEALIGRLLDQGHSATDLAAVLLHLLQKDEAKPAATPAPADKFSSRDDRPARGGDRFDRGDRPQRSFDRPAPAYGDRAERPRFDKFEKPARSERAPRGAAFDRPEREEGAHSHEAGMTRLILGAGKDHDIRPGDLLGVIVGTTKLPKETVGVIRLMPKQSFVDVAEDHADAIVDKLSGITFKGRKLWIKRAVQGKGGAVE
- a CDS encoding ABC transporter ATP-binding protein, whose protein sequence is MDYRTQKSSDADRMSTKEPSAGTSSVYLRAIRFYRPYLGQIGVALALLLVTIGLNLLKPWPVKWMIDTVIPVASAAKNGPVPDIVFWGIKMSVAHATLWAAGSVIVIYLLQGIFNVGNNYILVEIGLKALLHLRTRLYAFLQHLPLHFHERRRSGDSTFRVAYDSQAIQTLFNRGFTTVLSSVITLVGTFVVMFYVDRTLAYCSLAVVPLLWLTISFFAVRIRKESDTLQQEESDVLAAATEGLSAIRVVHAFGREEYEVKQFAREAEHSYGANLRLTLTSTLSSLIVGLVTSLGTALVLYLGVTHVLQERLDIGNLWVFLTYLTNLYQPLEQLSYTAWSMEGAAAGMQRVFEVMDTEDTVPETPGAPALPPIDGRITFDHVSFGYEKDEETIVKDLSLDIVPGQTVAIVGGTGAGKTTVLSMIPRFYDPTAGRILLDGHDIRKYQKKSVRENIAIVLQDTLLLSGTIEENIAYGRLGAKPEEIRRAAVQAQAHDFILRLPQGYQTPVGERGVRLSGGQRQRIGIARAFLKGAPILLLDEPTSALDVATESEVMDTLRRLMRIQTTLIVTHRLNTVHHYADKIYVMDQGVLVESGSGAELLAKGGCYANLWSKGNYGA